Below is a window of Populus trichocarpa isolate Nisqually-1 chromosome 3, P.trichocarpa_v4.1, whole genome shotgun sequence DNA.
tgatataaatttattttaaaattatcataaaaataatttatgattttaacatgACAAATTTACTTGTTCAAGATAAAATGAGTGAAAAACGCTTACTTGTTTTACGCTCTGTCTATCCTCTAGCTCTGCTGAGTATGAGTGTGAACTGAGcgataagaaaaaagaaggaacaagCACTAGCGAGGAGCGGCATGAACCGCTACACGTTCCTCTCCGCCACTCTCGTTCTTGCCATTGCCGTCCTCTCTCTGAACATACCACCGCAAGGTGAACACTctcctctctctatctctctctctgtttttttttacaagttgtTTTCTGAGAAACTGTTTTATTGAAAAGATTGGTTAAGTTTGGGATTGAAAAGATTATCAACGAAGAAATTAGCGGCGGATCTAATAGTGAAGAATGCTGTTATCTTCACTAGCGACGCTTCTATGCCTGTCGCCGATTCTATGGCTATTCAAAACGGCAGGATTCTTCGCGTTGGCAATTATTCGTCTCTACAGGttagcccccccccccccctttttttttgaattactgAACAAATTAGTGTGAAAATTTAATTCTGGAAGtgcaagtattttttaaaaataattgtttgcttatttttttttatggaatttaaaaaattaattgagaattaattatACATTAACTAAATGTAGGACTTGGTAGGGGGTGGAACTAAAGAGTTGAATGTTGAAGGAAAAGTTTTGGTTCCTGGATTTATTGATTCTCATGTCCACTTAATTCCCGGTGGACTTCAGGTACTGTACTAAACCTCCTGGATTATAAAATGTTTGTAATTTATGCGTTGAGTTTTGTGATTAGTAGCCTTGTTTGTTTAGATTATTTGACtatattttatcaatgaaaaaCAGATGGGGCGTGTGGAGCTGCGGGGTGTAAATCAGAAGGAAGAGTTTGTGAGAAGGGTTAAAGAAGCTGCAGGAAGTAATTTCCATGATTGCTTAAGAAAATGCTGTGATTTCTGTGGATTGTAAATAAGCTTGTTGGATTTATGGTTGATTTTGGATTGTCCAATTTGTTTGTTAACGTGTAGAAGGATTAGTGAGTCTAATGGAAATGTTAAATCAATAATCATGTTTTAAAGTACATTTCTTGTTACCTGTAGAATGATGAATTACAGTTTTTCTACGTAAGGATAGCTGTCTAGAAGGTGAATCCATGTAAGAGGGATTAGAGATTATGTGACTGGGATGAttcactttttaatttgttgaatctTAGAATTCTTTTTGACGTGATTGTGTGCAAACAAACTGTTTCAGATGTAAAACAAGGTTCCTGGGTGTTGGGTGGTGGATGGAACAATGATTTGTGGGGAGGAGAATTACCAATGGCTTCTTGGCTTGATGATTTTACAGCAGATAATCCTGTGAGAAGCCCTAACTTAATTGAGGTTTATTACTTTTATGAATATTAGCATTCACAATCTCATGTTCTTTACTTAAGATATGGTTCTACAGGTTTGGTTAACAAGGATGGATGGTCATATGGGCTTGGCTAATTCATTGGCACTGAAATTGGCTGGTATTAATAATTCATCGATTGATCCCAGTGGTGGAACCATTGCAAAATCTACCCATGGAGGTATGGTTAGTTCTGTCACCATGTAATGACGCTTCAGAAATGCATGAAGTACTTTTGATTTACTTCATAGCTGTATGCCGAGCCCTTCACTGTCTGTGCCATATTGGCTGATATTGCCGAGAGGTTTCGGGTGTGTTTAGTAATAGAAAACAGTTCTCcttttccatttccaatagaAAATTGGAAAACATGTTCATTTATTGAAAACGAAAACaaatttttgcataaaaaaaaaaaatcaagattacaactatttttcataaaaatcaaaaccaaaatttataatagccatcttaatattttgtatttgtgataatctaattgtaaaatattaaaaaaaataatttttttcattgctaaaaaatgcttgtatataaaagaaaaaaaaaatgtaatgttcatgtattttctttatttggaggaaaacttgtaaataaaaattatggagAACCTCTAAAATATGTGTTACAAACTttgtataaatttgaaaaactagttttcCTATTTTTCTGAATAGAGAAATATTGCATTTGAATAGTACgttctagttttctttttttgactctagttttccaaaaaaaatggaGTATCACTCTGTTTCTGAACAACCCCTTTGTGTCTGATTTACCTATGGAGGTTATATTTAACTTTTGTTGATACCTTTGGATTCAAACTTAGTTCTTATCTACCTTTACTCTGTGCTAAGTGCAGCTGCACATAAATCTCAGTCCTCTCTGCAATTCATGTGTGTTTATAGACATCATGTGTGAATTGTACAGAGGGCCAGGGTTTCTGCAGTCGCAACTGCACAAGGTATCTCTCTTTACCCTTTGGGGAGGGGAGTGTAGGGTAGGGTGCATCTTGACTGAAATGCACTGCAAAAGAAATGAGTGTCATATATCAGGTAATAATTTGGAATGTATGCAATCTCTGATTGGAACTTTATTGTAGATTTTGTTGCAATGTTAAATATTTAGTTTCTAATTTGCTCgctaattatttttgtcaatatcATCATGCAGAACCTACAGGATTGTTGATTGATGCTGCAATGAAACTTGTCCTCCCCTCGATTCCAGAGGTCTCAGTGGATGAAAGGAGGGAGGCTTTTCTGAGAGCCAGCAACCTTGCCTTGACGAGGGGTGTGACAACTGTTGTTGATTTTGGGCGATATTTTCCTGGAGCAAGCGTCGAACATTCCTGGGAGGATCTTTCAGGTTCAGCTACAACTTTTGGAGTGTTGGATGCCTGTGGAATTGAATTATATAATTGCATTTTATTCTGGATCATCCCTTGAACATGGAacattgtttttagaaaaaaatggttCCATTATTGTGCCTACAATTTACTGACCTGGATTGTGATCTGCTAAGGAGATTTTTACCTTCCTTATTGGGAACAAAAATGATAGATCCAATAaaaactgatataaaaatagTGCACAATATAATGGAAAGGGCCATTAATTGGTTGCACATGTCTTGTTCCTTTCTTTCATCTATGTAAGAGTAGGACTCAGTCTGGCGTTTCGTTTGCAAGAACGccatgtttgatttattttcaaatttctttctcATAAAACTTGTTTCTGAAAATGAGGCTGGAATGGTTCTGAAAGAGCTTTTCCTTGTTTATATGAGAGTTTGTTCCTCTGTATATTCTACTCGGTAccgattttttattgaaaattttcagaaaaactaATCCttaactttttgtttttctgttgtcAAGTttcggaaaagaaaaaaaatttctctgcAGAAAAAGGAATGACATGGATCAAAGAACACTGAATCTTCCATTTGGTTCCTTTGTATGAACTCTTAGAGCAAAATTATAATGCTTTTGAATTTCCTGTTCCTTTACCTGATTCTTTTTGTCATTTCAACAGATGTTTATCAATGGGCTGATTCTTCTGGGAAGATGATTATTAGGGTTTGCTTATTTTTTCCAATGGAAACATGGTCA
It encodes the following:
- the LOC7460241 gene encoding protein LONG AFTER FAR-RED 3, coding for MNRYTFLSATLVLAIAVLSLNIPPQDWLSLGLKRLSTKKLAADLIVKNAVIFTSDASMPVADSMAIQNGRILRVGNYSSLQDLVGGGTKELNVEGKVLVPGFIDSHVHLIPGGLQMGRVELRGVNQKEEFVRRVKEAAGNVKQGSWVLGGGWNNDLWGGELPMASWLDDFTADNPVWLTRMDGHMGLANSLALKLAGINNSSIDPSGGTIAKSTHGEPTGLLIDAAMKLVLPSIPEVSVDERREAFLRASNLALTRGVTTVVDFGRYFPGASVEHSWEDLSDVYQWADSSGKMIIRVCLFFPMETWSRLLELIKKTGRALSDWIYLGGVKAFADGSLGSNSAFFFEPYADEPHNYGLQVTDPESLFNMTAASDKLGLQVAIHAIGDRANEMVLEMYRSVALTNGMRDRRFRIEHAQHLAPGMAARFGEQGVVASVQPDHLHDDADSAAKKLGVDRAQQGSYLFHSLLASNARLALGSDWPVANINPVGSIKTAIQRIPHGWKNAWMSSECLSLNDALIAHTISAAYACFLDSELGSLSPGKLADFVILSTSTLDDLAEGSVTVEATYVAGVQAYP